In Sulfurovum xiamenensis, a genomic segment contains:
- the nuoI gene encoding NADH-quinone oxidoreductase subunit NuoI codes for MSLEQFKNRNVGTQNYTTVDVGRKPETAMEQFSQVAKRTVKGELFVGLWVTMRSMFKALFKGDMHTVKYPFEKMPISPRYRAIHDMLRLLESGNYRCIGCGLCEKICISNCISMDTRYDENQRKEVSEYTINFGRCIFCGYCAEVCPELAIVHGPRYENAAEQRAGFSLFEDMLTPLDKLNLQQEYDGFGAISPNADENIKKTPLAY; via the coding sequence ATGAGTTTAGAACAATTTAAAAACAGAAATGTAGGGACACAAAACTACACAACCGTTGATGTAGGAAGAAAACCTGAAACAGCGATGGAACAGTTCTCGCAAGTAGCGAAAAGAACCGTGAAAGGTGAGCTTTTTGTAGGGTTATGGGTTACAATGAGATCAATGTTTAAAGCACTGTTTAAAGGAGATATGCATACAGTCAAGTATCCATTTGAAAAAATGCCAATCTCTCCGAGATACAGAGCGATCCATGACATGCTTAGATTACTTGAATCAGGTAACTACAGATGTATCGGTTGTGGTCTTTGCGAAAAGATATGTATCTCGAATTGTATCTCTATGGATACAAGATATGATGAAAACCAACGTAAAGAAGTGAGTGAATATACCATTAACTTCGGTCGTTGTATCTTCTGTGGTTATTGTGCAGAGGTTTGTCCGGAACTTGCTATTGTTCACGGGCCGCGTTATGAGAACGCTGCAGAGCAAAGGGCTGGATTCTCTCTCTTTGAAGATATGTTGACACCTCTTGACAAACTGAACTTACAGCAAGAGTATGACGGATTTGGTGCAATATCTCCAAATGCAGATGAAAACATTAAAAAAACACCACTAGCATATTAG
- the nuoN gene encoding NADH-quinone oxidoreductase subunit NuoN yields MLEPINVSLESLNLITLAPMLIAIAGGLIILIIDLLNGKLHKSLYVMLTILVLFVDFGSVLGLNVNERGFFDVMLIDGISIVSQLMIIGGSMIFIPLALTSKRFHEYSYPEFFALFLFMIAGFQFMVATDNLILIFVGLETASLALYTLIALHNRANSYEAAVKYFTMGALAAGFFAMGSAVVYALTGSVELYKVAEVMATRLNETGLMIAVFGSSVLLLVAFAFKLSLFPFHTWVPDVYEGASAALAGYMSVVPKIAAFVVSIRLFGMYIDLGIEWVRWTILIIAVLTMTLSNIMALVQNDVKRMLAYSSISHAGFIIAALALDTTEGNTAIFLYYALFMFTNLGAFSMLWISRHKKRRFDSRYDHPYEKFAGLIQIMPMGAVIMGLFMFSLAGVPPFSVFWGKVYVMQAAVNAGYIWLAIIMGLNSAIAAYYYMKLVVYMFLKDPVKDVDVVYYNISKPLMAMVGFATVATVAAIFYVQPLVSYIYYMISASGY; encoded by the coding sequence ATGTTAGAGCCAATTAATGTGAGTTTAGAAAGCCTGAACCTTATTACACTAGCACCTATGCTTATAGCGATTGCTGGTGGTTTGATTATTTTGATCATTGATCTTCTTAATGGAAAATTACATAAATCATTGTATGTCATGTTAACGATCTTGGTACTATTCGTTGATTTTGGTTCTGTATTGGGACTCAATGTCAATGAACGCGGATTCTTTGATGTGATGTTGATTGATGGTATATCTATTGTATCTCAGCTGATGATCATTGGTGGTTCAATGATATTCATACCATTGGCATTGACATCCAAGAGATTCCATGAGTATTCATATCCTGAATTCTTTGCACTTTTCTTATTTATGATCGCAGGATTCCAGTTCATGGTAGCGACAGATAATTTAATCCTTATCTTTGTTGGACTTGAGACAGCATCGCTTGCACTCTATACACTGATCGCATTGCATAACAGAGCGAACTCGTATGAAGCTGCAGTGAAGTATTTTACTATGGGTGCACTGGCAGCAGGATTCTTTGCTATGGGTTCAGCAGTTGTTTATGCACTCACAGGTTCAGTAGAACTTTATAAAGTAGCAGAGGTTATGGCGACGCGCTTGAATGAAACAGGATTAATGATCGCGGTATTTGGTTCATCCGTATTGTTACTTGTTGCTTTTGCTTTCAAACTTTCACTCTTCCCGTTCCATACATGGGTACCGGATGTTTATGAAGGAGCCTCTGCAGCGTTGGCTGGATATATGTCAGTGGTACCTAAAATTGCTGCGTTTGTAGTAAGCATCAGACTCTTTGGTATGTATATTGATCTTGGTATCGAATGGGTAAGATGGACGATCCTTATCATTGCAGTACTTACGATGACACTTTCAAATATCATGGCATTGGTACAAAATGATGTCAAGCGTATGCTTGCATACTCATCTATCTCTCATGCAGGTTTTATCATAGCAGCATTGGCACTAGATACCACAGAGGGTAACACAGCAATATTCTTATACTATGCGCTCTTTATGTTTACAAACCTTGGTGCGTTCTCAATGTTGTGGATATCACGTCATAAAAAGAGAAGATTTGATTCACGTTATGACCATCCGTATGAAAAGTTTGCGGGTCTGATCCAGATCATGCCAATGGGTGCAGTTATCATGGGACTCTTTATGTTCTCTCTTGCGGGTGTACCTCCATTCTCAGTGTTCTGGGGTAAAGTCTATGTGATGCAGGCAGCGGTAAATGCTGGTTATATCTGGTTAGCGATCATCATGGGGCTTAACTCAGCGATCGCTGCATATTACTATATGAAACTTGTGGTGTATATGTTCTTGAAAGATCCGGTAAAAGATGTGGATGTAGTCTACTATAACATCTCTAAACCATTGATGGCCATGGTCGGTTTCGCGACTGTTGCAACTGTTGCAGCCATTTTCTATGTACAGCCGCTTGTATCATATATCTATTATATGATCAGTGCCAGCGGGTACTAA
- a CDS encoding CDP-alcohol phosphatidyltransferase family protein — MNLFDKNNRFNIANLVTYLNVSAGIMAIFFIVKGDFFTAIVLAWIGGACDIIDGKLARKYSLSTEFGIQLDSFADFLSFVVMPPFLLFYAVKHYSGISGVEELLLGLVFIWYIINGLRRLVEFNLKVDVGEVEKYFEGVPTPLGAILLWILYLLNAYGVITNVYVIVVLVLIIAWSLNSKLKIPHP, encoded by the coding sequence ATGAATTTATTTGACAAGAACAACCGTTTTAACATTGCCAACCTGGTAACCTATTTGAATGTCTCAGCAGGTATCATGGCAATATTTTTTATCGTGAAAGGTGATTTCTTCACCGCTATCGTCTTAGCATGGATAGGCGGTGCCTGTGACATTATTGATGGCAAGCTGGCACGTAAATACAGTCTTTCAACAGAGTTTGGGATCCAACTTGACAGTTTTGCAGATTTCCTCTCTTTTGTGGTCATGCCGCCGTTTTTACTTTTTTATGCAGTCAAACACTATAGTGGTATTAGTGGTGTAGAAGAACTGCTGTTGGGTTTGGTATTTATCTGGTATATCATCAATGGTTTGAGAAGACTGGTGGAATTTAACCTTAAAGTGGATGTTGGAGAGGTTGAAAAGTACTTTGAAGGTGTGCCTACACCTTTAGGTGCTATTCTTTTATGGATCCTCTATCTCCTGAATGCCTATGGAGTGATCACAAATGTATACGTTATCGTTGTTTTAGTACTGATCATCGCATGGTCACTGAACTCTAAACTGAAAATCCCTCATCCGTAG
- a CDS encoding NADH-quinone oxidoreductase subunit M, with amino-acid sequence MENILSILVFFPAVAGLLGFIVDKESARTYGITVAAIEFLLSLWLWFSFDTSNAGMQFVEMIPLIPDMGISYYLGADGISLFIILMTTLMTLIGMASMGETKNIKNMIVTLLFLEMTMVGVFVALDAIIFYLFWELSLVPMLYIVGAWGGPLRVYAAIKFFLYTFMGSLIMLVGMLFVAYIYHNLTGVWSFAITDWYALVLPVNYQLWLFAAFFIGFAIKVPMFPFHTWIPYAHGQAPTIGSVILAAVLLKMGTYGFVRFSLPMFPDASVLAITPIAVLSLIMIIYTAMIAYAQKDMKQVIAYSSVSHMGIIMLGLFAMNAEGLSGSVFQMLSHGIVSGALFMLVGMIYDRRHTKLMSEFGGIASVMPKFAVIFGIMLMASVGLPLTIGFVGEFLVLLGFYQVSPMMTILAGTSIILGAVYMLRVMKRTFFGPLNNEENKKLKDLNGRETWSLIPLVAIVIWLGVYPKPVLEPIDNSVKALLSFMDEKAITQEAKDMISVAKSSKEAN; translated from the coding sequence ATGGAAAATATTTTAAGTATATTGGTCTTCTTCCCAGCAGTTGCAGGATTGCTTGGGTTTATAGTAGATAAAGAGAGTGCAAGAACTTACGGTATTACTGTAGCTGCAATTGAATTCTTGCTTTCTTTATGGTTATGGTTTAGTTTTGATACATCAAACGCAGGTATGCAGTTTGTAGAGATGATCCCGTTGATCCCTGATATGGGGATATCCTATTATCTTGGTGCTGATGGTATCTCATTGTTCATTATTCTTATGACAACATTGATGACACTGATCGGTATGGCAAGTATGGGTGAAACAAAAAATATTAAAAATATGATCGTAACACTCCTTTTCCTAGAGATGACTATGGTAGGTGTATTTGTCGCACTTGACGCTATTATCTTCTATTTATTCTGGGAGCTTTCTCTTGTACCAATGCTTTATATCGTTGGTGCATGGGGTGGACCATTAAGAGTGTATGCGGCGATCAAATTCTTCCTTTATACATTCATGGGGTCACTTATTATGCTAGTTGGTATGTTATTTGTTGCATATATTTACCATAACCTTACAGGGGTATGGAGTTTTGCCATCACAGACTGGTATGCATTGGTTTTACCTGTAAATTATCAGCTATGGCTATTTGCAGCGTTCTTTATCGGATTTGCGATCAAAGTACCGATGTTCCCGTTTCATACATGGATTCCTTATGCACACGGGCAGGCACCTACGATCGGTTCGGTTATTCTTGCAGCAGTACTTCTTAAAATGGGTACCTATGGATTTGTTAGATTCTCCCTTCCAATGTTCCCGGATGCATCTGTCTTGGCTATCACACCGATTGCAGTGTTATCGCTTATCATGATTATCTATACAGCTATGATCGCTTATGCGCAAAAAGATATGAAGCAAGTGATTGCATACTCTTCAGTATCACACATGGGTATTATTATGCTTGGTCTTTTTGCAATGAATGCAGAAGGTTTGTCAGGTTCAGTATTCCAAATGTTGTCTCACGGTATCGTATCGGGTGCACTCTTTATGCTTGTGGGTATGATCTATGACAGAAGACATACGAAGTTAATGTCTGAATTTGGTGGTATAGCATCCGTGATGCCTAAGTTTGCGGTGATATTCGGGATCATGCTGATGGCATCGGTCGGACTACCGTTGACTATCGGTTTTGTCGGTGAGTTCCTTGTACTTCTTGGTTTCTACCAAGTATCACCAATGATGACTATTTTGGCAGGAACCTCTATTATTTTAGGTGCCGTTTATATGCTAAGAGTCATGAAACGTACTTTCTTTGGTCCATTGAATAATGAAGAGAACAAAAAACTCAAAGATCTCAATGGTAGAGAAACATGGTCACTTATCCCATTGGTTGCAATAGTCATTTGGTTAGGAGTATATCCTAAACCAGTACTTGAACCGATAGACAACTCTGTAAAAGCATTGTTAAGCTTTATGGATGAAAAAGCAATTACACAAGAGGCAAAAGATATGATAAGTGTTGCAAAATCAAGTAAGGAGGCAAACTAA
- the miaA gene encoding tRNA (adenosine(37)-N6)-dimethylallyltransferase MiaA, whose product MPSLKTFKQLALIGPTASGKTALSIKIAQQMNAYILSLDSLSIYKDIDIVSAKPTLSEREGIVHFGIDYLYPNENFDVTTFIRLYHEVHRRCLEDRKNLVIVGGTSFYLKMLIEGISELPNISNETDAKTKIYLQDLQKSYTWLHRLDTQYMSKIESNDPYRIEKALNIYLETGLTPTQYFKQFPPQPTVTEPLPIYQIEIEREKLRERIALRTKIMINDGLIDEICTLEKKYTRSPNCMKSIGIKETLAYLDGIYDKKMLSEKITTNTARLAKRQTTFNNSQFDNVIKGDVKMLEKLLL is encoded by the coding sequence ATGCCGAGTCTTAAAACCTTTAAACAGCTTGCACTCATCGGTCCTACTGCCTCAGGAAAGACAGCACTTTCCATCAAAATAGCACAACAGATGAATGCCTATATTCTATCACTCGATTCACTCTCTATCTATAAAGATATTGATATTGTCTCTGCAAAACCTACGTTGAGTGAACGAGAAGGTATTGTACATTTTGGTATAGATTACCTCTACCCTAATGAAAATTTTGATGTCACGACTTTTATCAGGCTTTATCATGAGGTACATAGACGCTGCCTGGAGGATAGGAAAAACCTTGTGATCGTTGGTGGGACCAGTTTTTACCTCAAAATGCTCATAGAAGGTATCAGTGAATTACCCAACATTTCAAATGAGACCGATGCAAAAACCAAAATATATTTACAAGATTTACAAAAGAGCTATACGTGGCTTCATCGGTTAGATACACAGTACATGTCAAAGATTGAATCCAATGATCCCTACCGTATAGAAAAAGCATTGAACATCTATTTGGAAACCGGCCTGACCCCCACACAATATTTTAAACAATTTCCACCGCAACCTACTGTAACTGAACCACTTCCTATCTATCAGATAGAGATTGAAAGAGAAAAACTTCGTGAACGTATCGCCTTGCGTACTAAAATAATGATCAATGATGGTTTGATCGATGAGATATGTACACTGGAGAAGAAGTATACACGCTCACCCAACTGTATGAAATCTATAGGGATCAAAGAGACATTGGCTTACCTGGACGGGATCTATGACAAAAAAATGCTTAGTGAAAAAATCACTACCAATACTGCACGATTGGCTAAACGCCAGACAACATTTAATAACTCTCAGTTTGATAACGTGATAAAAGGGGATGTAAAAATGTTGGAAAAATTGTTATTGTAA
- the mqnP gene encoding menaquinone biosynthesis prenyltransferase MqnP, with protein sequence MNRFKEKLNHFSELVMFKHSVFSLPFIFIAMLVAAQGWFGWKLLFLGTMAAVTARNFAMGVNRYLDRDIDRLNPRTKGRPSVDGRVSNEQMVGFIVLNALLFMVVAYFVNSLAFKLSLPILIVLGAYTFFKRFSSMAHLILGVSLGLAPIAGVVAVNGEITLWSIYLAMGVMFWVAGFDLLYSLQDIEFDKAHGLHSIPSKFGANKTMWIARLFHFFAIVFWAAFVVAAGLAFWAQLAIVFSTIMLGYEHYIVNKDFTQIDKAFFTVNGYLGFVFLILIIVEVL encoded by the coding sequence GTGAATCGTTTTAAAGAGAAATTGAACCATTTTTCAGAATTGGTCATGTTTAAGCATTCAGTGTTCTCCTTACCCTTTATCTTTATAGCAATGCTTGTTGCTGCACAAGGTTGGTTTGGCTGGAAGCTGCTGTTTTTAGGTACAATGGCAGCAGTCACTGCGAGAAACTTTGCTATGGGGGTGAACCGTTATCTTGATAGAGATATTGACAGACTGAATCCTCGTACCAAAGGTCGTCCTTCTGTAGACGGCAGAGTGTCAAATGAACAAATGGTAGGATTTATAGTATTGAATGCCTTGTTGTTTATGGTGGTTGCATATTTCGTGAACAGTTTGGCTTTTAAGCTCTCATTGCCTATTTTGATTGTACTAGGGGCCTATACATTTTTTAAGCGTTTCTCTTCAATGGCACACCTTATTTTAGGGGTAAGTTTGGGACTGGCACCTATAGCAGGTGTAGTGGCAGTAAACGGCGAGATCACTTTATGGTCTATTTATCTGGCAATGGGTGTGATGTTCTGGGTCGCAGGATTTGACCTGCTATACTCTCTGCAAGATATCGAATTTGATAAAGCCCATGGGTTGCACTCTATCCCTTCTAAGTTTGGGGCAAACAAGACCATGTGGATCGCAAGGCTATTCCACTTTTTTGCCATTGTGTTTTGGGCTGCTTTTGTAGTGGCTGCAGGGTTGGCTTTTTGGGCACAGCTCGCTATAGTTTTTTCTACTATCATGTTGGGTTATGAACACTACATCGTCAACAAAGATTTTACACAAATAGACAAAGCCTTTTTTACAGTGAATGGTTACCTGGGATTTGTTTTTTTAATTTTAATTATCGTGGAGGTTCTATAA
- a CDS encoding NADH-quinone oxidoreductase subunit J produces the protein MYEIVAFYLFSALIIGLFLITVMSKNILYAMTSLAAGMVLISGFFFILGADFLGVVQLVVYVGAVMALYAFAMMFFDATRDIKEKNTNNALVFLLGGLSALVLVLMFAAPIFSENIQALYPMHEGVGNAQDVGIVLFTKYLVPFEVAALMLLVAMIAGIILAGKKMDVSLTEDMGADDEIMIVKDEK, from the coding sequence ATGTATGAAATCGTAGCCTTTTACCTATTTTCGGCTTTAATAATAGGACTTTTCTTGATCACAGTGATGAGTAAAAATATACTTTATGCGATGACATCTCTCGCAGCAGGTATGGTACTTATCTCTGGATTCTTTTTCATTTTGGGTGCAGACTTCCTTGGTGTCGTTCAACTTGTTGTTTATGTTGGGGCTGTCATGGCCCTTTATGCCTTTGCGATGATGTTCTTTGATGCAACAAGAGATATCAAAGAGAAAAATACAAACAATGCTTTAGTCTTCTTGCTTGGTGGACTCTCAGCATTGGTATTGGTACTGATGTTCGCAGCACCGATCTTCAGCGAGAATATCCAGGCACTTTACCCAATGCATGAAGGTGTAGGTAATGCACAGGATGTTGGAATCGTGCTCTTTACAAAGTATCTTGTACCGTTTGAAGTAGCCGCACTCATGTTGCTCGTAGCAATGATCGCTGGAATTATACTTGCTGGTAAGAAAATGGATGTGAGTCTCACTGAAGATATGGGTGCAGATGATGAAATTATGATAGTAAAGGATGAAAAATGA
- a CDS encoding uracil-DNA glycosylase family protein: MSKSSWERVLSEAYASLEAEYQRFLEEDADYFPTKENYLNAFNTLPKEKVKYILFGQDPYPRKESAGGYAFIDTKVQNLFSASGLSKEVNRATSLRNFMKMALVASHRLTTDDTSQEAITKLDKTAMIDSIDDLRRNFEKNGVLLLNTALIFTDKKSTKKHIKAWKPFIQTLLNAMEENAPKLILFGTHAKDLKRQFSLDRFETIELEHPYNHTFISNPKAIKLFGPMNLLDK, encoded by the coding sequence ATGTCCAAGAGCTCATGGGAAAGAGTTTTATCTGAAGCGTATGCCTCTCTTGAAGCAGAGTATCAGAGATTTTTAGAAGAAGATGCGGACTACTTCCCTACCAAAGAAAACTACCTGAATGCCTTTAACACACTTCCTAAGGAGAAAGTAAAATACATCCTCTTTGGACAGGACCCTTATCCAAGAAAAGAGAGCGCCGGGGGGTATGCTTTTATCGATACTAAAGTGCAGAACCTTTTTTCAGCCTCTGGTTTAAGTAAAGAGGTCAACCGTGCAACAAGTCTGCGTAATTTTATGAAGATGGCCCTCGTCGCTAGCCATAGGTTGACAACAGATGATACTTCCCAGGAAGCCATTACCAAATTAGATAAAACAGCAATGATCGATTCTATAGATGACCTTCGGCGTAACTTTGAAAAAAACGGGGTACTTCTTTTAAATACGGCACTGATATTTACAGACAAAAAAAGTACGAAAAAACATATCAAAGCATGGAAACCTTTTATCCAAACACTGTTGAATGCCATGGAAGAAAATGCACCAAAACTTATCTTGTTCGGTACGCATGCAAAGGACTTAAAGAGACAATTTTCACTCGATAGATTTGAAACGATCGAACTGGAACATCCCTACAATCATACATTCATTTCCAACCCCAAAGCAATCAAATTATTTGGCCCTATGAATTTACTTGATAAATAA
- a CDS encoding Sec-independent protein translocase subunit TatA/TatB encodes MGMPSMPELLIVLAIVVLLFGAKKIPDLAKGMGRGIKDFKKAIKEDEEEPKEIASKEEPKVEASKEEKKSENA; translated from the coding sequence ATGGGTATGCCAAGTATGCCGGAACTATTGATCGTATTAGCGATTGTTGTACTTCTTTTCGGAGCAAAAAAGATTCCAGATCTTGCTAAAGGTATGGGAAGAGGTATCAAAGACTTCAAGAAAGCAATCAAAGAAGATGAAGAAGAGCCTAAAGAGATCGCTTCTAAAGAAGAGCCCAAGGTTGAAGCTTCAAAAGAAGAGAAAAAAAGCGAAAACGCTTAA
- the nuoK gene encoding NADH-quinone oxidoreductase subunit NuoK, translated as MIGLSHYLIVSAILFSIGLVGVLRRRNLLMLFFATEVMLNAVNIAFAAISHYYNDLTGQMFAFFIIAIAASEVAVGLGILIVLYKKQGSLDLDDLASMRG; from the coding sequence ATGATAGGTCTTTCTCACTATTTGATCGTATCTGCGATACTCTTCTCTATAGGATTGGTCGGTGTACTTAGAAGAAGAAACCTTTTAATGCTTTTCTTCGCAACAGAAGTAATGCTGAATGCAGTCAATATAGCCTTTGCAGCGATTTCACATTATTACAATGACTTGACAGGTCAAATGTTTGCATTCTTTATCATTGCGATTGCAGCGAGTGAAGTGGCAGTGGGTCTGGGTATATTGATCGTGTTGTATAAGAAACAGGGAAGTCTTGATCTTGACGACCTTGCAAGTATGAGAGGATAA
- the nuoL gene encoding NADH-quinone oxidoreductase subunit L encodes MENLVYVALFAPFVSSLFAALFGMSERKIFVGIVGSILIGVAFVASATLAYNLYTTGTVVHVTMMDWINAGDLNIPFGFVVDQISVTMMTVVTLVSTVVHIYAIGYMDHDKSFNRFFSYLSAFVFSMMILVMSDNFAGLFIGWEGVGVCSWLLVGFWYHKPDQAREDNPSISPSWAANEAFIMNRIADLGMLVGIFILYWNTGSLQYDEVFAQLPYLGETVLVTAAIALFIGAMGKSAQFPLHTWLTDAMEGPTPVSALIHAATMVTAGVFLVIRSNPLYSMEEVAGVSFFIASLGTFVAFYAASMALVERDLKRIIAYSTLSQLGYMFAAAGLGAYWIAMFHLAAHAFFKALLFLGGGNVMHAMHDELDLFKMGALRKKMRGTWIYMTIASIALAGLPPLAGFWSKDAIIETAFNEHTYVLWAMLVITAGMTAFYSFRQIFLSFHGEDRHTPLGFHPHEMYRFVLVAMSPLAVLAIITGWFMGQYKAFIYEIGNSVQYEMSEHTHHLATYLGLIVIFFAVSGIAYAYFRYARTGENAWKRSEKVENGFFYKLLANQYYVPKFYEEFITKPYMMISEKFWTQVDLKIVDATVDNIAKFLYGSGDKTRSMQTGNLSNYLNWMAVGAVLLLVIAAISAMIG; translated from the coding sequence ATGGAAAATTTAGTATATGTAGCACTTTTTGCACCATTTGTAAGTTCTCTTTTTGCAGCTTTATTTGGTATGAGTGAAAGAAAAATATTTGTAGGTATTGTTGGTTCTATACTTATAGGTGTAGCATTCGTTGCTTCGGCAACATTGGCATACAATCTTTACACGACAGGTACAGTCGTACATGTAACGATGATGGATTGGATCAATGCAGGAGATCTGAACATACCGTTTGGTTTTGTGGTTGACCAGATATCGGTTACAATGATGACAGTGGTGACTTTGGTTTCTACTGTAGTACATATCTATGCGATCGGTTACATGGACCATGATAAGAGTTTCAACAGATTCTTCTCATACCTCTCTGCCTTCGTATTCTCTATGATGATACTTGTGATGTCAGATAACTTTGCCGGTCTGTTTATAGGTTGGGAAGGTGTTGGTGTTTGTTCATGGCTACTGGTTGGTTTCTGGTACCATAAGCCGGACCAGGCAAGAGAAGACAATCCTTCTATCTCACCTTCATGGGCAGCAAATGAAGCATTTATTATGAACCGTATCGCTGACCTTGGTATGTTGGTCGGTATCTTTATCCTTTATTGGAACACGGGTTCTTTGCAGTATGATGAAGTATTTGCACAACTTCCATATCTTGGTGAAACAGTGTTAGTAACGGCTGCAATCGCACTCTTTATCGGTGCGATGGGTAAATCAGCGCAGTTCCCACTTCACACATGGCTAACAGATGCGATGGAAGGTCCTACACCAGTTTCTGCGTTGATCCACGCAGCAACAATGGTAACAGCAGGGGTTTTCCTGGTCATTAGATCTAATCCATTGTACAGTATGGAAGAAGTTGCAGGGGTGAGTTTCTTCATTGCATCACTTGGTACCTTTGTTGCATTCTACGCAGCATCTATGGCACTGGTTGAACGTGACCTGAAAAGAATTATTGCCTACTCTACGCTTTCACAGTTAGGATACATGTTTGCTGCAGCAGGGCTTGGTGCGTACTGGATCGCAATGTTCCACCTTGCAGCGCACGCATTCTTTAAAGCACTCCTCTTCCTTGGTGGAGGTAACGTAATGCATGCGATGCATGATGAGCTTGATCTCTTTAAGATGGGGGCACTAAGAAAGAAGATGAGAGGGACATGGATCTACATGACCATCGCTTCCATTGCACTTGCTGGTCTACCGCCACTTGCAGGATTCTGGTCAAAAGATGCGATTATTGAGACAGCATTTAATGAACATACCTATGTTTTATGGGCTATGTTGGTGATCACTGCTGGTATGACAGCATTCTATTCATTTAGACAAATATTCCTATCGTTCCATGGTGAAGACCGCCACACGCCGTTAGGATTCCATCCACATGAAATGTATAGATTTGTACTCGTAGCGATGTCTCCTCTTGCAGTACTTGCAATCATCACAGGCTGGTTTATGGGACAATATAAAGCATTTATCTATGAGATAGGCAATAGTGTACAGTATGAAATGTCTGAGCATACACACCACCTGGCAACCTATTTAGGGCTGATCGTTATCTTCTTTGCTGTATCCGGTATCGCGTATGCATACTTTAGATATGCAAGAACAGGTGAGAATGCTTGGAAAAGAAGTGAAAAAGTTGAGAACGGTTTCTTCTATAAACTACTTGCTAACCAGTATTATGTGCCTAAATTCTATGAAGAGTTCATTACTAAACCATATATGATGATCTCTGAAAAATTCTGGACACAGGTGGATCTGAAAATAGTAGATGCAACTGTAGACAACATTGCGAAGTTCCTTTACGGTTCTGGTGATAAAACAAGAAGTATGCAAACAGGTAACCTTTCAAACTATCTAAACTGGATGGCTGTTGGTGCGGTACTGTTATTGGTAATTGCTGCGATTTCAGCGATGATAGGTTAA
- the gmk gene encoding guanylate kinase — MQKGAILVLSGPSGAGKSTIINAASDEIGEYYFSISTTTRAPRVGEEDGKDYFFVSKESFEEDIKAGNFLEYAEVHGNYYGTSLKPVREALDEGKLVIFDIDVQGHRLVRAKMNDITTSAFITPPTLKELETRLRARSTDDESVIVKRIENAKGEIKAVGEYDFTIINDTVEEATKRFVIVAKAARLKQSAEDEEKFVEHWLVNN, encoded by the coding sequence ATGCAAAAAGGGGCTATTTTAGTACTCTCAGGTCCAAGCGGTGCAGGTAAAAGCACCATTATCAACGCAGCGTCAGATGAGATCGGTGAATATTATTTTTCCATATCGACGACCACACGTGCTCCCAGAGTAGGTGAAGAGGATGGCAAAGATTATTTTTTTGTAAGTAAAGAGAGTTTTGAAGAGGATATCAAAGCGGGAAATTTTCTTGAGTATGCGGAGGTACACGGTAACTATTACGGTACATCACTCAAACCTGTAAGAGAAGCTTTGGATGAGGGAAAACTGGTGATATTCGATATCGATGTACAGGGCCACAGGCTTGTACGTGCAAAGATGAACGATATTACGACATCCGCATTCATCACACCGCCGACCCTCAAAGAGTTGGAGACAAGACTTCGTGCACGCTCAACCGACGATGAGTCTGTCATAGTCAAGCGTATTGAAAATGCAAAAGGCGAGATCAAAGCAGTGGGTGAGTATGACTTCACCATTATCAATGATACAGTGGAGGAAGCAACAAAACGTTTTGTGATCGTGGCCAAGGCAGCGAGATTGAAACAAAGTGCAGAAGATGAGGAAAAATTTGTTGAACATTGGTTGGTAAATAACTAA